The following coding sequences are from one Gossypium hirsutum isolate 1008001.06 chromosome A12, Gossypium_hirsutum_v2.1, whole genome shotgun sequence window:
- the LOC107927535 gene encoding receptor-like protein EIX1, with amino-acid sequence MDKKHPLPLSCQLLINCWTQPIRLHSIDTDRGAIVVLREGLTDPSGRLSSWIGEDCCTWEGIKCHNQTGRVTKLDLRNPYHLIGAVDPPAYKRSCLGGKINPSLIRLEYLTSLDLSLNDFEGLEIPGFFGELKNLRYLNLSFASFAGEIPASLGNLSNLQYLDLYADAYSNTGPRELRSQSLEWLTPLSSLKYLNLGFVKLDSTGDHWLQTFNMLPSLVHLRLHWCELKGLPLTLPSINFTSLSVLDLSENSFNSLIPPWLFNLTGLTELYLTWDFFSGSIPDEFANLKNLQVLDLSDNLNLEGQIPGLLGNLSKLQFLDLSANNFHGDVYGLFSGFSSNPNSKLESLDLSSNSLTGELPESLGLLKHLQHLDLSSNSFWGSIPSSIGSLSALRVLDLSYNTMNGTIPERLGQLSGLVDMNLMANSWKGILKETHFMNLRKLQHVRLTTEPTRSLAFSASHGWFPPFKLKSIQLENCMTGPSFPVWLQVQNELTSVVLKNVSISDTIPGKWFSQLSAQLTYLVLSQDQMRGELPRHLNYPYLNLIDLSYNNFEGPFPSWSTNATDVILDENSFSGPIPENIGALMPRLQKLYVSRNHLTGRIPSSMCDIEGLNIISLRNNKLSGELPNCWHRLMLWGIDISNNSLTGNIPNSFGFLPSLSVLLLSNNNLDGEIPSSLRNCTGLTSMDLGGNKISGSLPLWLQYMSSLFMLRLGSNLLSGGIPDQVCRLQNLHILDLSQNKISGPIPKCFGNLSALVHGKGSEVFQRLIREVTRGRDPEYSNVVANVNSIELSGNNLTGEIPYEITNLLALRILDLSHNHLSGAIPRSLTSLASLTRLNLSYNHLSGSIPFLPRFNDSSIYEGNPLLCGAPLPTKCPLPRPRK; translated from the exons ATGGACAAAAAGCACCCCCTTCCACTCAGCTGCCAATTGCTCATAAATTGCTGGACTCAACCAATTCGTCTGCACTctattg ACACCGACAGAGGAGCAATTGTGGTCCTTAGAGAAGGTCTCACCGACCCTTCTGGCAGGCTCTCTTCCTGGATTGGCGAAGATTGTTGTACATGGGAAGGCATCAAGTGCCACAACCAAACAGGACGTGTCACAAAGCTCGACCTTAGAAACCCTTACCACTTAATCGGTGCTGTTGATCCACCAGCATATAAACGCTCCTGTTTGGGAGGTAAGATCAACCCATCTTTGATTCGTTTGGAATATCTCACTTCTCTGGACCTAAGCCTGAACGATTTTGAAGGGCTTGAAATTCCCGGGTTCTTCGGTGAGCTAAAAAATCTGAGATATCTCAATCTCTCTTTTGCTTCTTTTGCTGGAGAGATTCCAGCTTCTCTTGGGAATTTGTCAAATTTGCAGTATCTGGACCTCTATGCAGACGCCTACAGCAATACAGGTCCCAGGGAGTTGCGTTCACAGAGTCTGGAATGGCTTACACCTCTCTCTTCATTAAAATATCTAAACCTGGGATTTGTCAAACTCGATAGCACAGGTGACCATTGGTTGCAAACATTTAATATGCTGCCCTCATTGGTACACCTGCGCTTACACTGGTGTGAACTTAAAGGTTTACCACTGACATTGCCATCCATTAACTTCACGTCACTTTCAGTTCTTGATTTGTCAGAGAATTCTTTCAACTCTTTAATTCCCCCATGGTTGTTCAATCTTACTGGTCTCACAGAACTATATCTGACATGGGACTTTTTCAGCGGTTCAATTCCTGATGAATTTGCAAACCTCAAGAATCTCCAAGTCCTTGATTTGTCTGATAATTTGAACCTCGAGGGTCAAATTCCTGGATTACTTGGCAACCTTAGCAAACTACAGTTCCTAGATCTTTCTGCAAACAATTTCCATGGTGACGTTTATGGGCTTTTTAGTGGTTTCTCAAGTAACCCAAACAGTAAGTTAGAGTCACTTGATCTAAGTTCCAACTCATTGACAGGGGAACTGCCCGAGTCATTAGGATTGCTTAAACATTTACAACACCTAGATCTCTCCAGCAACTCTTTCTGGGGTTCAATTCCATCATCAATAGGAAGCTTGTCAGCACTGAGAGTATTAGACCTGTCATATAACACCATGAATGGTACAATTCCTGAAAGACTTGGGCAACTTTCTGGGCTAGTTGACATGAACCTTATGGCAAATTCTTGGAAGGGTATTCTAAAAGAAACCCACTTCATGAATCTAAGAAAACTGCAGCATGTTCGTCTCACAACAGAGCCAACGAGGTCCTTGGCTTTCAGTGCGTCGCATGGATGGTTTCCTCCTTTCAAACTCAAGTCTATCCAACTTGAAAACTGCATGACAGGTCCCTCATTTCCTGTATGGCTTCAAGTTCAAAATGAACTTACCTCTGTCGTCTTAAAAAATGTTTCCATATCTGACACCATACCAGGGAAATGGTTTTCCCAACTGTCTGCTCAACTCACTTATTTGGTTCTATCTCAAGATCAAATGAGGGGGGAGTTGCCACGCCACTTAAATTATCCATATTTGAATCTCATCGATCTGAGTTACAATAACTTTGAGGGTCCTTTCCCTTCTTGGTCCACTAATGCAACTGATGTAATCCTCGATGAAAATTCGTTTTCAGGGCCAATACCTGAAAATATTGGGGCCTTGATGCCTAGATTGCAGAAATTATATGTTTCTAGGAATCATCTGACTGGGAGAATCCCATCATCCATGTGTGATATAGAGGGGCTCAACATTATTTCTCTAAGGAACAACAAGTTGAGTGGAGAACTCCCTAACTGTTGGCATCGATTAATGTTATGGGGAATAGATATATCAAATAACAGTTTAACGGGGAACATCCCAAATTCCTTCGGTTTCCTGCCTTCTCTAAGTGTGCTGCTGTTGAGCAACAACAATCTGGATGGGGAAATCCCTTCTTCTCTACGAAACTGCACCGGTTTGACAAGCATGGACCTCGGAGGGAATAAAATTTCGGGGAGTCTCCCTTTGTGGCTACAATATATGTCATCCTTATTCATGCTACGACTTGGCTCAAACCTTCTAAGTGGGGGCATACCTGATCAGGTTTGCAGGCTACAAAATCTGCACATATTAGATCTTTCCCAAAACAAAATTTCAGGTCCCATTCCTAAGTGTTTTGGTAATCTGAGCGCGCTGGTCCATGGAAAGGGTAGCGAGGTGTTCCAAAGGCTAATAAGGGAGGTAACAAGAGGAAGAGATCCTGAATACAGCAACGTAGTGGCAAACGTGAATAGCATAGAGCTGTCAGGGAATAATCTTACAGGTGAAATCCCTTATGAGATAACAAACCTGCTTGCACTGCGCATCTTGGATCTGTCACACAACCATCTTTCAGGAGCGATTCCGAGAAGCTTGACATCTCTAGCTTCTTTGACTCGATTGAATTTGTCATACAACCACCTTTCTGGAAGCATTCCTTTTTTGCCAAGATTTAATGATTCCTCCATTTATGAGGGGAATCCATTGCTTTGCGGGGCTCCACTTCCTACCAAATGCCCACTGCCTAGGCCACGCAAATAG